The Camelus bactrianus isolate YW-2024 breed Bactrian camel chromosome 13, ASM4877302v1, whole genome shotgun sequence nucleotide sequence CTTCTAGAGATGGAAAGGATTTAAAACAATCACTTAGCACCATTTCCCCATTTTATTCACAAGGCAACTAAGGCCAGGGTACCTGGGCTTCTTCAAGATCACATGACAAATATTGACAGAGCTGGGATGTTGAACCTAGGACTCCTAATTCCCAGTGGAGTGTCCTTTTTACTATGACTATTTTGATACTCTCTTAACTCTGAGCTCCCATTGTCCTGTTAATCAGTGCCACATACTATAGAAGTCTCTCAATTGTTTCCTGTGTTATTCTTGTCTCCCCAAATTGTGAGATTCTTGAGAGCAAGAGCCACTGTTTTATGTGAAGcaacttcataaatatttaccaaCTGATTGATTGAGAAAGCAACCATTGGGGAATCCCACCTGGTCAGTTCCACGATGGAAACCAGCAGACTGCAGATTCCCAAAAGTCCTGGGAAATGACAAGGCAACAAGCAAAGAACACTGAATGCAATGTCCTGTTTCAATACGGGGCTTACATGCCTGTCCCCTGGTCcctttcctgggctctcagatagAGCTGAAGCCACTTCAGCAGGCTAAGAATAATCAAGTCCAGGTGGCCTGCCCTTCCATATCAGAAAGGGACAGACAATAGAGTGATGAAATTACCAATTGTTTTCTGCATAGAGGTGTGTGGAGAATGGGGGGCAAGAGGGAAGGGAGAGTTAAATGATTCGCTGACCCAACTGGGGCTCCTAAAAGGGTTACATAGAAATCATCCCATCTGTCACCCCGTATTTAAAACCCTGTCCAAAATTCTAATCAAACTCACTTTCAAAACATAACTGGGCATGTATTTGGCTCTTTATGCAGTGTATGGGGCCAGAGGGTGGGAGCTGTTTTCCTTCCCCATGCAAAAAGCACGGATTCaggctgctttctttctttttttctttttcccctgttgCTCAAATAAATAGTGTTCTTTGCTCAAacccccttttcctcctcctcctgcaatCTCAGCGCCTAGCCCAAATCTGTTTTCTTCATTGTAACCTCAGCTTCACCGcaattaattttttccccctctggtcACAAGATAATTCCTGACGCCAGTGAGTCTGGAGGTCAGACGAACAGCAAATTGGGGAACAAGGCGGCACTAATTCCTTACAAGTTTCCCTTGAAAAatcttttgcttaaaaaaaaaaacttctttgctGTTCAGGGATTTATGACCTCGGAGAACTGTGGGTTCGAACCAGTGTTGGGCTGTGGGTGGActggcaggaggcaggggagctCTAAGATCTGGGGCGCTGCCAGGAAAAGGCAAATTCTTAAAGTTAATGgttttaagtgattttttcaAATACTTGCTGGCAAAGAGGCCCGCCTCTCCCCAGTATCAGCGCTTCCTCATTCTTTGAATCCGCGGCTCCGCGGTATTCGGCGTCAGACCGGCCAGAGGAAGCCTGTTTGCAATTTAACCGGGTTGTGAACGCCCAGGGTCGACGGAGGCGGGGCCGAGGCGGGCTGTTTTGCATAGAGGGGCGTGCCTTCCAGGCGGGTTCTATAAATGCAGACCTCCGCCAGCGTGCCCGCATTGCAAGCTGCTCAAGGGGTTCCTTACCTTAACTCTTCCTTTCCGCATTTCCAACCTCATTTTTCAACATGAAGGCGCTAAGTCCGGTCCGCGGCTGTTATGAGGCGGTGTGCTGCCTGTCGGAACGCAGCCTGGCCATCGCGCGGGGCCGCGGCAAGGGCCCGGGAGCCGAGGAGCCGCTGAGCCTGCTGGACGACATGAACCACTGCTACTCGCGTCTGCGGGAACTGGTACCGGGGGTCCCGCGAGGCACTCAGCTTAGCCAGGTGGAAATCCTGCAGCGCGTCATCGACTACATCCTCGACCTGCAGGTGGTCCTGGCGGAGCCGGCTCCTGGACCCCCAGACGGCCCGCATCTTCCCATCCAGGTGCGCGTGGGCGTGCTCGGGAGCCGGGGCGGGGCTGAGCTGAGCTCCAGGGCTGGGATGCTGCTGGACCCCTAGAACTTCCAAGTGCCATGCataattctctcctctcctttctctcagaCAGCCGAGCTCGCTCCGGAACTTGTGATCTCCAGCGACCAAAGGAGCTTCTGCCACTGACCTGGCCGTCCCGGCGCCTCCAGGTAAGTACCCACGCCTTCTCccgggggcggggaagggggagGGCTGCTGCTTAAACAGCAATTCCTGGAAATGGTGGGCCCTTTAAGAAATTACCGCCCCCCCCCCGgcttggggaaactgaggccagagagttGCAAGTGACTTGCGCGTGGTCACAAACGAATGACGGAACCAATTCCCATCCGATCGTTTCAACTTTAAACGCTCATTGTCCCTGTCCTCCTCAAGTGGCCAAAAACGTGAGAAAGTAGGCGCAGGTACGACTAAGTAAAATAGCCGGTCTGTTTGTAGGTTGCAGTCGTAAAAGGAGCCGTGTTTTCCTCAGCCCCCTCCCAACTAGTGTCAATTCTAAGAAGGAGGGGTGATGGAAGCTCCGCCTGTGGTCCTTTGGCGCCAACTGGGTGGGGGCAGCGTGGGGCGCGGAGTTATCAGCTGGAGGTAGAGACCAAGTTTCCTCCCTGGCGCCGGCCAGTCTGCGAACGGCCCCCGCCTCGGCGCGCTCGGCGGAAACTGATGGCTCCCTGGTCTTCTTTGCTCCCCCGCCCAGAACACAGGTGCTGGCGCCCGTTCCGCCTGGGACCCCGGGACCCTCTGCGACCGGAAGCCCGAGGGCATGGATGGGCCCCAACCTCGCCGTGCCCACTTGACTTCCCCAAACCCCTGCCTCGAGGCTGGACTTGCGCCCGGGAGCGAAGGACTGTGAACTTGGGTGGCCTAAAGAGCCAGAGCTAGCTCTGGGCACCAGCTGGGcaacctcccccagcccccccaccccaccctcaagTTTTAAAGACTGTCTTTCAGAATATGgaggtgtgtgtgttgaggggggtGGCTGCTCTCCAAACTCTGCCAAGGCAGCGGTAGAGCTGGTCTTCTGGTCTCCTTGGAGAAAGGCTCTGTTGCCCTGATTATGAACTCTATAATAGAGTATTTAGCTTTTGTACCTTTTTTGCAGGAAGGTAACTTTCTGTAACCACGCAATGTATATTAAACTTTTTATAAAAGTTAACATTTTGCATAATAAACAGTTTTTAAACACTTGTGTATATAATTTGATTCCTAAAGTGCTAACACTCTTTATCACAAGGCTGAATTTGGGGGGAATAAATTAATGTCTTTCTTGGAGCTTGCGAAAAGCAAACTTGCTCATTCCCTTAAAAGGGAGATGGGAGAATAGCCAGTTAAGACTGGGGAAGAGGGGGGAGTAGAAAGGGCTTGTGATGGAGTCCCACAACCACTGGGTGAAGAGAAGAGCCTTGCCCTGTTCCCTCATTGTATAGGTGAAGGGACACTAGGGAGGGGAAGTGACTGGCACATGCCCACCCAGCAAGTTAGGGGCTGAGGATAGAAATCAGGTTTCCTGAGTCCTAGTTCTTAGGTCCCTTGAGAGCTGTTTTGGTAAGTAGCAGATGGCTGTCCTCTTCAATGCCATTAATTATTCGTGATGTCTTTCTAGCAGAGGATATGAAAGAGGAGCCTCACCTGGTGCCCAGACGGGTGGTGGTCCGTGGTCTATAgacccatttcagagatgaataaacaaacctTTGGGCGTGGTTTCATTTCCCTCCTCACGTTCTCTGGTTTAGTTTCTTGGGCTTCCAAAGTTGGAGAAAACTGAGGGATCTCTTCCCTCAAATCCCCAACCACTCTGATCAGAAGGATTTTGGTGCTGGCTGAGAAATACAGGAACAAATCTCTCTACTACGCAGCATTGAAGACTGACCTGCGAGTGAGAATTTGAGGAAAAGTCCCTACAGCCCTCATTTCTGGTATTTCCTTCCCGTAACACTTCCACTGGAAGCCTACTCTGTAAGCATCTTAGCCCTATTtcagaaatggagaaattgaggcttagTGGGATAATGGGTCTGAATGAGGTTTGTATAGACCcttgagaggcagagatgggatttTAACCTTAACCACAGTAACTATAATTGTAGTGAACAGGAGCGGAACCCGAGACTGGCCATCCCATGGGGCCTAGTCTGAGAACTGGGCAGACGGCAAGACCCCCCAAACCATGCTATCCTCCTTTGCCCCCCATCTAGCAGTTCCTTAGGTGGGTTCTACCAGGCGCCTGGCCTCATTAGATTCCTGTTTATGATATGATCTCATCCGTGTGTTGGCCCCTGGCATGAGTTACTTCAATATTTCATAACAAACAGGTCACGTCATCACCCTTCATGCCTTAACCCCAGTGAGCTTTCAGGGGTGAACAGGGGCATGCGGTGAGGAGGCAAAATCTGTCTTTGCTAACCATCCTCCTAGCTGATAGGTGTCCTTAACCTGTTTCCTGGTCTGCTCCAATGATCTGATGAAAGGTATGAACACACTCttcagaaaataaacacacacacacaattgcagAGCAATAGCATACCTCCAATGCCCTGGGAAGCCCTCAGTCCCCGTATGAGGAAATCTTGCTTCAAACAAAGTAAATACAAGACCCAGGCTGGGTCTACCTTGGATCATTTGTTAGGGGTGCTATGCTGGCTCTGGAGTTAGCCACACATGGGTGCAAATCCTTGCTCTGCTATGTACTAGCTGTATGACTGCAAGCTAGAGACTGCCTCTATGGAGCCTCATTTTTCACATCTGTATGGATTGCTGATCTTGAGGATACAGTTCTGATACACCTGGCCCCACATTATAGCATTAACTGCAATGGAGCCAGGCACTTAACTGAGTGTCTGTGCCCTTTCACAGCATGCTGCTTCCAGCTCGCTCAGAAATTGCAGGACTGTGGAAGGCTAAGAAGAACTGAATTGCTCATCTGCCATGTGGCCTTGAGCAAGCCACTTCACCTCTACAAACCTCTCTCCTCCCTTGCTCAGCAACTGATGGTTCCTGTACTGCTGCCTCCCTGGATAGAAGATAATGGTGGGAAAGTTCTTTGAAATGCATCACACACCTACAAGGTATTATTAAGCTAATTCCAAGGAAATTGCCTGTCAGGTCTGCTGAGACTGAGCTGTTCAGGTGGCTGGGACAAAAGCTGAAACCAGCACGCCAattcattagtcattagagagtGAAAGCAGTTTGGCCCTAGGTC carries:
- the ID3 gene encoding DNA-binding protein inhibitor ID-3 gives rise to the protein MKALSPVRGCYEAVCCLSERSLAIARGRGKGPGAEEPLSLLDDMNHCYSRLRELVPGVPRGTQLSQVEILQRVIDYILDLQVVLAEPAPGPPDGPHLPIQTAELAPELVISSDQRSFCH